A single genomic interval of Nonomuraea rubra harbors:
- a CDS encoding copper resistance CopC family protein has translation MKRSPLAALTAILASALLASGLVVFGSAAPALAHDTLKSSSPAKNAEVKSLDEVKLEFSAKVRMPFVIVRGDGDAQHQNGKPEVDGAVVTQAVKGPLPDGKYTIAYRVVSSDGHPIEGEIPFRVKGAETPAPSPSPSPSASGSASGSASASASVSASGEPAATGAPASSAPAPAATEVTATDQAAVEQGATFPVWLIIVIGALVGIGIGFLLSARKKQP, from the coding sequence ATGAAGAGATCCCCGCTCGCGGCCCTCACCGCGATTCTCGCCTCCGCCCTGCTCGCGTCCGGGCTCGTCGTGTTCGGCTCCGCCGCGCCCGCACTGGCGCACGACACGCTCAAGAGCAGCTCTCCGGCCAAGAACGCCGAGGTCAAGTCCCTCGACGAGGTCAAGCTGGAGTTCAGCGCCAAGGTGCGCATGCCGTTCGTCATCGTGCGGGGCGACGGAGACGCCCAGCACCAGAACGGCAAGCCCGAGGTGGACGGCGCCGTGGTGACGCAGGCGGTCAAGGGGCCGCTGCCCGACGGGAAGTACACGATCGCCTACCGCGTCGTGTCCTCCGACGGGCACCCGATCGAGGGAGAGATCCCGTTCCGGGTGAAGGGCGCCGAGACGCCTGCCCCCAGCCCGTCACCCTCCCCGTCGGCGTCCGGGTCGGCGTCCGGGTCGGCGTCCGCGTCGGCGTCCGTGTCAGCGTCGGGGGAGCCGGCCGCCACCGGCGCGCCCGCCTCGAGCGCCCCGGCTCCCGCGGCCACCGAGGTGACCGCCACCGATCAGGCGGCCGTCGAGCAGGGGGCGACGTTCCCCGTCTGGCTGATCATCGTCATCGGCGCGCTCGTCGGCATCGGCATCGGGTTCCTGCTGAGCGCGCGGAAGAAGCAGCCATGA
- a CDS encoding helix-turn-helix domain-containing protein, producing the protein MTTSDLVGLRIKTVRRQRGLSQAQLAHPELSDSYVSLIESGKRTPTPAVLELLANKLDCSLSYLINGVTAEQMEDIELALGYARLALENGEVAEARTRFAELLGNSNLAGLTSLRQEAEFGLALATEAAGDLDQAISILLKLRAEELSPDRAIEVAVALCRAYRESERLSEAVEAGEQFLSGNARQPWNDLLVELAATLLMAYYERGDMLRARQFAAELLNAADALGTPRSIVAANWNASIIARVTGHTDEAVTFIERALAVQMEHGQPRNTARMRLQATRTRLRSGAQDPVNAREALRAAVTEFEQTSTSTIDQATLYLELACAEYMSHDLDSAAEHARASRSLLPSFGHVAGAEADLLLARIYGAVGRTEEGREIAAGVEGWLSPLPDTRRSASHWYATAETMEQLGDAGGAVDAYRRALACAGL; encoded by the coding sequence GTGACCACATCTGACCTAGTCGGACTCCGCATCAAGACGGTTCGGCGGCAACGCGGCTTGTCGCAGGCACAGCTGGCCCATCCCGAGCTGTCGGACAGTTACGTCTCGCTGATCGAGAGCGGCAAGCGTACCCCCACTCCCGCAGTCTTGGAGCTCCTGGCCAACAAGCTCGACTGCTCGCTGTCCTACCTGATCAACGGTGTCACCGCCGAGCAGATGGAGGACATCGAGCTCGCTCTCGGCTACGCGCGGCTGGCACTCGAGAACGGCGAGGTCGCCGAGGCCCGCACCCGCTTCGCGGAACTGCTGGGGAACAGTAACTTGGCAGGTCTGACATCGCTTCGTCAAGAAGCCGAGTTCGGCCTGGCCCTGGCGACGGAGGCGGCCGGCGATCTCGACCAGGCCATCTCGATCCTGCTCAAGCTCCGCGCGGAAGAGCTCTCGCCCGACCGCGCCATCGAGGTGGCCGTCGCGCTGTGCCGCGCCTACCGGGAGAGCGAGCGGCTGAGCGAGGCCGTCGAGGCGGGGGAGCAGTTCCTCAGCGGCAACGCCCGCCAGCCCTGGAACGACCTGCTGGTCGAGCTGGCCGCCACGCTCCTCATGGCCTACTACGAGCGCGGCGACATGCTGCGCGCCAGGCAGTTCGCGGCCGAGCTGCTCAACGCGGCCGACGCGCTGGGCACCCCGCGCTCCATCGTGGCGGCCAACTGGAACGCCTCGATCATCGCGCGCGTCACCGGGCACACCGACGAGGCGGTGACCTTCATCGAGCGGGCCCTGGCGGTGCAGATGGAGCACGGCCAGCCGCGCAACACCGCCCGGATGCGGCTCCAGGCCACGCGGACGCGGCTCAGGAGCGGCGCGCAGGACCCCGTGAACGCGCGCGAGGCCCTGCGGGCGGCCGTCACGGAGTTCGAGCAGACCTCGACCAGCACGATCGACCAGGCCACCCTCTACCTGGAGCTGGCCTGCGCCGAATACATGAGTCACGACCTCGACAGCGCCGCCGAGCACGCCAGGGCCAGCAGGAGCCTGCTCCCCAGCTTCGGCCACGTCGCGGGCGCCGAGGCCGACCTGCTCCTCGCCCGCATCTACGGTGCCGTCGGCCGTACGGAGGAGGGGCGTGAGATCGCCGCCGGCGTCGAGGGCTGGCTCTCGCCGCTGCCCGACACCCGCCGCTCGGCCTCCCACTGGTACGCCACGGCCGAGACCATGGAGCAGCTCGGCGACGCCGGCGGCGCGGTCGACGCCTACCGGCGCGCGCTGGCCTGCGCGGGATTGTAG
- a CDS encoding AfsR/SARP family transcriptional regulator, giving the protein MDETRDHERPPADLTVGLLGPVVGVLGDREIDLGPPLQQAIVAMLAMSSNRVVTVSQLIEGLWGDDPPPSATQSIYTYIAGLRRALEPGRRRRQPPGRVSRASGGYLLQLDPLQVDAHLFAARLDAAAQARKSGDFAGALRAIDEALDLWRGPALSGVPGPFADGERARLDQLQVTAVETRADALLRLGRPEEALGELYELVHRHPLRERPGELLMLALHGCGRQAEALAVFEEARRALSDELGILPGEGLRRAHRVVLSGAGEPAAPDHVKPRQLPGDLLVFVGRTRETVRLRSLLDPWGDEPPHPFVVICGPPGVGKSALAVHVAHMVRERFPDGQLYVNLRGGTPNVPRPSTHEIFSRLLRGLGTPDSAIPEDEDEAAALWRSKLQSGRLLLVLDNAADLAQVKPFISAPRGTAVLVTSRESLTAGDDCAQVRLHPLSDAEATAMLAKLVGADRVSADLDQTTHLVRLCDGFPLALRVAGARLIDRPDWSVGALTMRLTDERRRLRELEAGDLAVRSSLAASWNALNGSTRELDGEAAHLLALLGLLHVPDVTVEAAAALSESSPVDVERALERLCDAHLLEAGEPGRYHPHDLVRLFAGDLLPAGERIAPLKRAIGYYAESARAAARTSDPHRVHCLYPPLDVRGRGFDSADEARAWLRREETILLAAAFQAMADPDDDIARAGAGIALALWWYQQAAYRVPGLISLGEQLLATGERLDDRVITMEGHAHIATGLYLKGDWAACIQHHEWHLRLARLLGDRFNEQRAHGNLAGTLMKWDRCSDALEHALAQRVIARDIASGPGERYALLVAGRAYTGLGRFKEAAITLDEGAALADQAGDSLRQVEFTVARGLVLIELGERESALALLSEVLEPARATGMKMTEVNCVVLLARAHRLLGRTREAMRYSIEALVLAEQMGSPYWIREATREREAATGQRSVTA; this is encoded by the coding sequence GTGGACGAGACTCGCGATCATGAGCGCCCCCCGGCCGATCTGACCGTAGGTCTCCTGGGCCCCGTCGTGGGCGTGCTCGGTGACAGGGAGATCGACCTGGGGCCGCCGCTCCAGCAGGCGATCGTAGCGATGCTCGCGATGAGTTCCAACCGCGTGGTCACCGTGAGCCAGCTGATCGAGGGTCTGTGGGGAGACGATCCTCCCCCCAGCGCCACCCAGAGCATCTACACCTACATCGCGGGGTTACGGCGGGCGCTCGAGCCCGGCCGCCGCAGGCGACAGCCTCCGGGCAGGGTGTCCCGCGCTTCGGGCGGCTACCTGTTACAGCTCGACCCCCTCCAGGTCGACGCCCACCTCTTCGCCGCGCGGCTCGACGCGGCGGCGCAGGCCAGGAAGTCCGGTGACTTCGCCGGCGCGTTGCGCGCCATCGACGAGGCGCTGGACTTGTGGCGCGGCCCGGCGCTGAGCGGCGTGCCGGGGCCCTTCGCCGATGGTGAGCGCGCCCGCCTCGACCAGCTCCAGGTGACGGCCGTGGAGACCCGGGCCGACGCGCTGCTGCGGCTCGGCCGCCCCGAGGAGGCGCTCGGGGAGCTGTACGAGCTGGTCCACCGCCACCCCCTCAGGGAGCGCCCGGGCGAGCTGCTCATGCTGGCCCTGCACGGGTGCGGGCGCCAGGCCGAGGCGCTGGCGGTGTTCGAGGAGGCCCGGCGTGCTCTGTCGGATGAGCTCGGCATCCTTCCCGGCGAGGGCCTGCGCCGCGCGCATCGCGTCGTCCTGTCGGGTGCCGGCGAGCCCGCGGCCCCTGATCACGTCAAACCACGCCAGCTTCCCGGCGACCTGCTCGTCTTCGTCGGCCGCACGCGGGAGACCGTCCGGCTCAGATCCCTGCTGGATCCCTGGGGTGACGAGCCTCCGCACCCGTTCGTCGTGATCTGCGGCCCGCCCGGTGTCGGGAAGTCGGCGCTGGCCGTCCACGTCGCCCACATGGTGCGCGAACGGTTCCCCGACGGGCAGCTCTACGTCAACCTGCGCGGGGGCACGCCGAACGTCCCCCGGCCGTCCACCCACGAGATCTTCAGCCGCCTGCTGCGCGGCCTCGGCACGCCGGACAGCGCCATTCCCGAGGACGAGGACGAGGCCGCCGCCCTGTGGCGGAGCAAGCTGCAGAGCGGGCGGCTGCTCCTCGTCCTGGACAACGCCGCCGACCTGGCGCAGGTCAAGCCGTTCATCTCGGCACCCCGCGGCACCGCGGTGCTGGTCACGAGCCGCGAGTCCCTGACAGCCGGGGACGACTGCGCCCAGGTCCGCCTGCACCCCCTCTCGGACGCCGAGGCCACGGCCATGCTGGCCAAGCTGGTCGGAGCGGACCGGGTATCGGCCGACCTCGACCAGACCACTCACCTGGTGCGGCTCTGCGACGGTTTCCCCCTCGCCCTCCGGGTCGCCGGGGCGCGGCTGATCGACCGTCCCGACTGGAGCGTAGGCGCGCTGACGATGCGGCTCACCGACGAGCGGCGCCGCCTGCGCGAGCTGGAGGCGGGCGACCTCGCCGTACGGTCGAGCCTGGCGGCGAGCTGGAACGCGCTGAACGGCAGCACCCGCGAGCTCGACGGCGAGGCGGCGCACCTGCTGGCCCTGCTGGGCCTGCTGCACGTGCCCGACGTCACCGTGGAGGCGGCCGCGGCGCTGTCCGAGTCCTCCCCGGTCGACGTCGAGCGAGCCCTGGAACGGCTCTGTGACGCCCACCTGCTGGAGGCCGGCGAGCCGGGCCGCTACCACCCGCACGACCTCGTCCGGCTCTTCGCGGGCGACCTGCTGCCCGCCGGCGAGCGGATCGCGCCGCTCAAGCGGGCGATCGGCTACTACGCCGAGTCCGCGCGGGCCGCGGCGCGGACCAGCGACCCGCACCGGGTCCACTGCCTGTATCCGCCGCTGGACGTCCGCGGCCGCGGCTTCGACAGCGCGGACGAGGCGCGCGCCTGGCTCAGGAGGGAGGAGACCATCCTGCTCGCCGCCGCCTTCCAGGCGATGGCGGATCCGGACGACGACATCGCGCGGGCCGGCGCGGGGATCGCCCTCGCCCTGTGGTGGTACCAGCAGGCCGCGTACCGGGTGCCCGGCCTGATCTCGCTGGGCGAGCAGTTGCTCGCGACGGGGGAGCGCCTCGACGACCGGGTCATCACGATGGAGGGGCATGCCCACATCGCCACGGGGCTGTACCTCAAGGGCGACTGGGCCGCGTGCATCCAGCACCACGAGTGGCACCTCCGGCTGGCGCGGCTGCTCGGTGACCGCTTCAACGAGCAGCGAGCGCACGGCAACCTGGCCGGCACGCTCATGAAATGGGACCGGTGCTCCGATGCGCTGGAGCACGCGCTCGCCCAGCGCGTGATCGCCCGCGACATCGCGTCCGGGCCGGGAGAACGCTACGCCCTGCTCGTGGCGGGGCGGGCCTACACGGGCCTCGGCCGGTTCAAGGAGGCCGCGATCACGCTGGACGAGGGCGCGGCGCTGGCGGACCAGGCGGGCGACTCCCTCCGGCAGGTGGAATTCACCGTGGCGCGCGGGCTGGTCCTGATCGAGCTCGGCGAGCGGGAGTCCGCGCTGGCCCTGCTCTCCGAGGTGCTCGAGCCGGCCCGCGCTACCGGGATGAAGATGACCGAGGTCAACTGCGTCGTGCTGCTGGCGCGGGCCCACCGCCTGCTCGGCCGGACCCGCGAGGCCATGAGGTACAGCATCGAAGCGCTCGTGCTCGCCGAGCAGATGGGCAGCCCGTACTGGATCCGGGAGGCGACCAGGGAACGCGAGGCGGCGACGGGCCAGCGCTCGGTCACCGCGTGA